AGTTTTTCTATTCCGCGGTGATTGTAACCAAGGCGCAAATCCACGTCTTTTATCTGTTCGCCGTCAATCGTAACGCGCAAACTGATAGGTTCTTTTAGGGCTGGGTGCTGAGGTCCTATGGGGATTTTAATCTCCATTTTTCTCTCCTGGAATTACTTCTGGTTTCCTTTCAAATTTCCAGTCTTTACGCAACGGGTAATTGCCTTCTTCCCAATCGTCGGGCATTACCAGGGGCCGCGGGTCAGGAATATTTTCAACCGTGATTCCGAACATATCCTGGATTTCTCTTTCGTATAAAACTGCGCCCGGGATTATTGCGCAGATGCTTTTCATTTTCAATTCAGCCCTTGGCACCATTGTGCTTACCGTAACGACAGCGAGTTCATTTGCAAAATGATACTGCATTTCAAAATCGCCTTTGTCTAAACCAGTGATTGTTGAAAGGTGGTAAAATTTAAATTCATCTCTTAAGAATTTTATTACATCAAGAAGGATAGCCTGCGTCACTCTGACGGTTACGCGCCTAGGGGAGGTGGTGCTCGCTTCGAGTATGTCAGTTTGGAATTTTTCTTTTAAATTATTTATTATTAGATCTTCTTTCAAAGTTTCTTCTCCAGTTTAGTGAGCAATTTAACTACGCCGTCAAGTATTGCGTCAGGCCTCGGCGGGCAACCGGGAATATATGCATCAACAGGTATAACCTGGTCAATTCCTCCGATAACATTATAACAGCCGCGGTAAACGCATCCGGACATCGCGCAGGCGCCTACGGCAACGACGAACTTCGGTTCGGGCGTCTGTTCATAAATACGGATAATTCTTTCCTTCATCTGCCTGGTAACCGGGCCGGAGGCGATAATAACATCCGCATGGCGCGGCGTAGCTTTAAGTATCACGCCGAAACGTTCAAGATCATAACGGGGAGTCAATGCTGCGACAATTTCAATATCGCAGGCATTGCAGGCGCCGCTGTTTAAATGAAGAATCCATGGTGATTTCAGCCTGGACCATTTTGCGAGTTTTTTAATCAAGGATAAATTCCTTCCTTTACTTTTCTTTTGTTAACAGCGTCAATACGGAAATAAATATCATTACAAGGTAAAATATTCCAAAATATACAACCGGCCCTTTGGGCAATGTGGCAATTACAAGCGCAGTTACATGCATAATCGTAAAAAATATTGCGAATAAAAAGAATAATTCATACCCGAAAGGTATTTTTATGCTGTTGATGTCTTCGCCGCAGGCATAAGTTGTGTATTTGCCCTTTGAATTCGCGCCCTTGGCTGCGAGCATCCCGCCGATTCTGTAAATGGCCCAGAAGATGAGCAGGAAAATTACAAACGCTACCGGCAAAGCAATGATTAGTGGTAATATCTTTTCCATATAACCCTTTGGGTTAACCTTTTAATTTCTTTAACAATCTTATATCAAGCTCTTTTGTGTACTTGTGTATATTTATGATGATAGCCAACGCCACTGCAACAAGAGCCACTTCGATTACGATGAAGGTTATTGTCAGCCCCTGGGCGATCATTATATTGTTTCTTTCAAAACCGCCTGCAATAAGCGCCAGGGAAATGCCTTTTGCGATAATTTCCGCGCCTATCAAAAGCTTGATCAGGTTTTTCATTGTCAGCAGGCAATAAAGCCCGGTGAAAATCAAAACTCCAACAACAACAAAGTTTAAATATGTAATATGGGTCATTGTTTTTTCCTTTTAAGCAGCGCGAATACTCCAAAAACGCCGGCAAATATTACTCCTACCTGCCCCAGAAGGTCATAAGTTCTTTTTGTCCAGAACGTATCTCCAAAATTTTCAGCTTTTGTTATTGCAGGAATATACGGAGTCGCGTCTCCGATAAATTTTCTCATTATCATTATATCGCCAAGAACAAATAAAATTATCAATACCGGGAACACAATTAACGGCCACCTGTTTTCCTGAACCTGCGAATCTTCCTTTGTTAAGGCAATTACGGTTATAAATAAAACAGTGATCAATCCCGCAACTACCGAAACTTCAAATACTCCGGCGTAAGCAGCGCCCATCCTG
This Elusimicrobiota bacterium DNA region includes the following protein-coding sequences:
- a CDS encoding NADH-quinone oxidoreductase subunit C, which codes for MKEDLIINNLKEKFQTDILEASTTSPRRVTVRVTQAILLDVIKFLRDEFKFYHLSTITGLDKGDFEMQYHFANELAVVTVSTMVPRAELKMKSICAIIPGAVLYEREIQDMFGITVENIPDPRPLVMPDDWEEGNYPLRKDWKFERKPEVIPGEKNGD
- a CDS encoding NADH-quinone oxidoreductase subunit B family protein, producing the protein MIKKLAKWSRLKSPWILHLNSGACNACDIEIVAALTPRYDLERFGVILKATPRHADVIIASGPVTRQMKERIIRIYEQTPEPKFVVAVGACAMSGCVYRGCYNVIGGIDQVIPVDAYIPGCPPRPDAILDGVVKLLTKLEKKL
- a CDS encoding NADH-quinone oxidoreductase subunit K, with product MTHITYLNFVVVGVLIFTGLYCLLTMKNLIKLLIGAEIIAKGISLALIAGGFERNNIMIAQGLTITFIVIEVALVAVALAIIINIHKYTKELDIRLLKKLKG